GGATTCTGCTGGCGTACAAAACGATTGTGTCGCCACTGCTTCCCCCGGCTTGTAGGTTCTACCCTTCTTGCGCCGATTATGCCTACGAGGCGATAGGCAGGTACGGACTGGCACGAGGTCTGCTTCTGGCCGTACACCGTTTGGCCCGATGTCACCCGTGGTGCCAAGGTGGATACGACCCGGTAAAGTAAGCGGCTGCCTTTCGGAGTGTGCAGCCTCCACAACAGGAGTTACATGTCGTACCAGGTACGAGCACTGTTGGCGGTCGCGCTTGCGACCCTGATTCTTGTGGGTGGGCAGTACCTTTTTCCGCGCTCTCAAGAGTCGCCGGCCCCATCGAAGGAGAAGGCGACCTCCACCGCAACAAAACCCGCTGCGTCTCCAACGAGTGATATCTCTTCTCCGGCAGACCGAGAACAGGGGCGGGGAGCGCCCCCCAAGGCGCCGGAGCGGGAAGTGATCGTGCAGACGGATGTCGTGAGAGCCGTCTTGACGTCGCGGGGCGGGACGTTGAAGAGTTGGCGACTCAGGCCATATCGGGCCGCTGATGGGCAGGGGGTGGATCTCGTAGCGCCTCACCAAGAAGACGTGCTGGGTCCGCTGTTGGCCCTCAGTGGGAATCCGGAGGAGCCGGCGCCACTGGACTTCGACATCGATAAATCGCAACTCAACCTTCACTCGCCGTCCGAGACCGGGTCGATTACCTTCGCTTCGCGCGGAAGCGGGCCTCTTCAACTCTCTAAGCGCGTAACATTCAAGGGCAACAGCTATCGCGTTGAGGTTGAGCTCTCGTGGAAAAATACTGGTAAGAAGCCGATAACCATCGCGCCGGAACTCGCGTGGGGTCCCGGATTCTACAGCGGCGTCGGCGGTGGTCGCGCGCAGATCGTGTCATCCACAAGTTGGGTAGATGGGCGTCGCGTGACGGACAATCTTGGAAGCATCCAGGGCGCTGTCACCCATAGCGGCCAGGTGTCGTGGACGGCTCTTCAGAATCTCTATTTT
Above is a genomic segment from Candidatus Methylomirabilota bacterium containing:
- the yidD gene encoding membrane protein insertion efficiency factor YidD translates to MRADSHPPAPQIRSGQVIPASIARGILLAYKTIVSPLLPPACRFYPSCADYAYEAIGRYGLARGLLLAVHRLARCHPWCQGGYDPVK